In Rouxiella sp. WC2420, the following proteins share a genomic window:
- a CDS encoding aromatic ring-hydroxylating dioxygenase subunit alpha encodes MLDLTQRIDCLFDDGQAIADQITAAQSADAGLAATLPPQAYNSDAFFQLENQKIFREDWLFIGHVSQVPNVGDYFSLDIIDEPLLCTRSDDGIRVMSRVCLHRWVPIVEGSGNARAFVCPFHNWSYNTKGQLVGAPLMNQAEDFDRKSCELPQIRTEIVAGMIFITFSASVDSLLTRLAPVMPLFEKYHFAELQTAYELDYDCPFNWKMAVETFMECYHHSAVHRTTLEDSFPGRLSYIGEDGPGWTFCHQPLRKNGEVSEVLTAGLLPFDGMSEEDLRRIDLMLIYPFCLIGINPDRLSISTLLPINKDKTVWHRLVLVSKESMAQEGFAATAEEMKNGSKAIIAEDLEINSLQRRGSRSQLAKPGRLGHLERTVWHLANYMKRKLL; translated from the coding sequence ATGCTCGACTTGACTCAGAGAATTGACTGTTTATTTGATGATGGACAAGCCATCGCCGATCAGATTACCGCGGCACAAAGCGCTGACGCCGGACTGGCTGCCACTTTGCCGCCGCAGGCTTATAACAGCGATGCATTTTTTCAGCTAGAAAATCAAAAGATCTTCCGTGAGGACTGGTTGTTTATTGGTCACGTTTCGCAAGTGCCTAATGTGGGTGACTATTTCAGTCTCGATATTATCGATGAACCGCTGCTTTGTACTCGCAGCGACGACGGTATTCGCGTGATGTCCCGCGTTTGCCTGCACCGTTGGGTACCGATTGTTGAAGGCAGCGGCAATGCCAGGGCGTTTGTTTGCCCGTTCCATAACTGGAGCTACAACACCAAAGGGCAGCTAGTGGGCGCGCCGTTGATGAATCAGGCCGAGGATTTTGACCGCAAGTCCTGCGAGCTGCCACAGATCCGCACCGAGATCGTCGCCGGGATGATTTTCATCACTTTTTCTGCCAGCGTTGATTCTTTGCTAACCCGCCTTGCGCCGGTCATGCCGCTGTTCGAGAAATATCATTTTGCCGAGTTGCAAACCGCCTATGAGCTGGATTACGACTGTCCGTTCAACTGGAAGATGGCGGTGGAAACTTTTATGGAGTGCTATCACCATTCGGCGGTACATCGCACGACTTTGGAAGACAGCTTTCCCGGCCGTTTGAGCTATATCGGCGAAGACGGGCCCGGCTGGACCTTCTGTCATCAGCCGCTGCGTAAAAATGGCGAAGTCAGCGAGGTATTGACTGCCGGACTGCTGCCGTTTGACGGCATGAGCGAAGAAGATCTGCGCCGTATCGACCTGATGCTTATCTACCCGTTCTGCCTGATCGGCATCAATCCCGACCGTTTAAGCATCAGCACGCTTTTGCCTATCAATAAAGATAAAACTGTTTGGCATCGTCTGGTGCTGGTTTCCAAAGAGTCGATGGCGCAGGAAGGTTTCGCCGCCACGGCAGAAGAGATGAAAAATGGCAGCAAGGCGATCATTGCCGAAGATCTCGAGATAAACAGCCTGCAGCGTCGCGGTAGTCGCTCGCAGCTGGCGAAACCGGGTCGCCTTGGGCATCTCGAACGCACAGTCTGGCATCTGGCCAACTATATGAAGCGCAAGCTTTTATAG
- a CDS encoding LLM class flavin-dependent oxidoreductase: MSFKDNPGGIQGVIKDTRKMVALAEEIGFETAWFAEHHFTNYSLSVSPLMMAAHMAGYTQRIKLGTAVIVLPLYHPMRLAQEIALVDRLTEGRLVLGIGSGYQAYEFERYGLDVDERNQALLDGWAQVASALTTGKTESLGFNGEALRTDFLLNTLQQPLPPLFVTSTNPHILRAFEPWNPTPFMTAGYRGSPRLRQMVSDARQGWEQAGIDSQRPVAVQQYIHITDSQVQAHQAAERAMFVARMIAALHEKETLTDGAFITAPPFANEPDAEEVCRNLMIGNPRSVADRIIREVQDTGATHYNCFFQFGDMPIDPALRSLTRFGNEVIPLLERELGRIRC, from the coding sequence ATGTCTTTTAAGGACAATCCTGGAGGTATTCAGGGGGTCATCAAAGATACCCGTAAAATGGTCGCGCTGGCTGAAGAAATCGGTTTTGAAACCGCCTGGTTCGCCGAACACCATTTTACCAATTATTCACTCAGCGTTTCGCCATTGATGATGGCTGCGCACATGGCCGGTTATACCCAGCGTATCAAACTCGGGACGGCGGTGATCGTGCTGCCGTTGTATCACCCGATGCGGCTGGCACAGGAAATCGCGCTGGTCGACCGTCTGACCGAAGGCCGACTGGTGCTGGGTATCGGCAGCGGTTACCAGGCCTATGAATTTGAACGCTACGGGTTGGACGTTGACGAGCGCAATCAGGCATTGCTCGACGGTTGGGCGCAGGTAGCCTCGGCGTTGACCACTGGCAAAACCGAGTCGCTCGGCTTCAACGGCGAAGCACTGCGCACTGACTTTTTGTTAAATACGCTGCAACAGCCGCTGCCCCCGCTGTTTGTCACCAGCACCAATCCGCATATTCTGCGCGCCTTTGAACCCTGGAACCCAACGCCGTTTATGACTGCCGGTTATCGCGGTTCGCCGCGCCTGAGGCAAATGGTCAGTGATGCTCGACAGGGCTGGGAACAGGCGGGGATCGATAGCCAGCGTCCCGTCGCGGTCCAGCAATATATTCATATCACTGATAGTCAGGTGCAGGCGCATCAGGCTGCCGAGCGCGCGATGTTTGTTGCCCGCATGATTGCCGCGCTGCATGAGAAAGAAACATTGACTGACGGCGCATTTATCACCGCACCGCCGTTTGCCAACGAGCCGGACGCCGAGGAAGTTTGCCGCAATCTGATGATTGGAAATCCGCGCAGCGTGGCCGACAGAATTATTCGTGAGGTGCAGGACACTGGCGCAACGCATTACAACTGCTTTTTCCAGTTTGGCGATATGCCGATAGACCCTGCGCTGCGTTCGCTGACGCGCTTTGGTAACGAAGTCATTCCGCTGCTGGAGAGGGAGCTGGGGCGCATACGCTGCTGA
- a CDS encoding aldo/keto reductase: MRTLKLGRSGLEVSAVCLGCLTYAPKEASGYSWSLDETASRPFIRKALDLGINFFDTANSYSKGASEEILGRALKDFANRDNVVIGTKLYNPIRSGPNSKGLSRKAIMTECDASLRRLGTDYIDLYQIHRWDYETPLEETLEALHDLVKAGKVRYLGASSMFAWQFSKALQVAKYNNWTRFICMQNHLNLLYREEEREMLGLCESEGVAVTPWSPLARGLLTRPWQQATDSPRAGQDSYAKLLYAATVDADSRVIDAVGAVANARGVPMAQIALAWLYRHNSVVAPVIGATKFSHLEDAVAASELVLSSEEIAALEAPYIPHNIAEHD, translated from the coding sequence ATGAGAACGTTGAAATTAGGCCGCTCAGGCCTGGAAGTATCCGCCGTCTGTCTGGGCTGTTTGACCTATGCGCCAAAGGAAGCCAGTGGATACAGCTGGTCGCTGGACGAAACCGCCAGTCGGCCGTTTATTCGCAAGGCGCTGGATTTGGGCATCAACTTTTTTGATACCGCCAACTCCTATTCCAAAGGAGCCAGCGAAGAGATCCTTGGCCGCGCGTTGAAGGATTTTGCCAATCGCGACAATGTGGTGATCGGCACTAAGTTGTATAACCCAATCCGCAGCGGCCCAAACAGCAAAGGGTTGTCGCGCAAGGCGATTATGACTGAATGCGATGCCAGTCTGCGTCGTTTGGGCACCGATTATATCGATTTATACCAAATCCATCGTTGGGACTATGAAACTCCGCTGGAAGAGACCCTCGAGGCGCTGCACGACTTGGTGAAGGCCGGAAAGGTGCGCTACTTAGGTGCCTCGTCGATGTTTGCCTGGCAGTTTTCCAAGGCGTTACAGGTGGCAAAATACAATAACTGGACGCGGTTTATCTGCATGCAGAATCACCTCAATCTGCTGTATCGCGAGGAGGAGCGCGAAATGCTGGGACTGTGTGAGAGTGAAGGCGTGGCCGTGACGCCGTGGAGCCCGCTGGCGCGCGGTTTGCTGACGCGTCCATGGCAGCAGGCAACCGACAGCCCGCGTGCCGGTCAGGACAGCTACGCAAAACTGCTTTATGCCGCCACGGTTGATGCCGACAGTCGAGTGATCGATGCCGTTGGCGCTGTAGCGAATGCGCGCGGTGTGCCGATGGCGCAAATCGCGCTGGCCTGGCTGTATCGCCACAATTCAGTGGTCGCCCCGGTGATTGGCGCGACCAAATTTTCACATCTTGAGGATGCCGTTGCTGCCAGTGAATTGGTGTTGAGCAGTGAAGAGATCGCCGCGCTGGAAGCGCCTTATATTCCACACAATATCGCTGAGCATGATTAG
- a CDS encoding amino acid ABC transporter ATP-binding protein has product MAAGNIPAVDARQVIKLFNGVEILKGVDLRIESGEVVCLIGPSGSGKSTFLRCLNHLEKIDGGSLQVFGEWIGYRQVGDKLHLLKESEIVRQRARIGMVFQRFNLFGHMTALENVIEAPMQVKKVPRAQAVSEAKQLLDRVGLSHRYDAYPSELSGGQQQRVAIARALAMKPDIMLFDEPTSALDPELVGEVLDVMRKLAEDGMTMVVVTHEMAFAREVCSKVAFMDNGAIIETGSPQSLFTAPAHARTRDFLTRVL; this is encoded by the coding sequence ATGGCAGCAGGCAATATACCGGCAGTAGATGCCCGGCAGGTGATCAAGCTGTTTAACGGCGTCGAGATCCTCAAAGGCGTAGATCTGCGTATCGAAAGCGGTGAGGTGGTGTGTCTGATTGGCCCTTCAGGCTCGGGAAAATCAACCTTTTTACGCTGCCTTAATCATCTCGAAAAAATTGACGGCGGTTCGCTGCAGGTGTTCGGCGAGTGGATTGGGTATCGACAGGTTGGCGACAAGCTGCACCTGTTAAAGGAGTCGGAAATCGTTCGCCAGCGAGCGCGCATCGGCATGGTGTTTCAGCGTTTTAATCTGTTTGGCCATATGACCGCACTGGAAAATGTGATCGAAGCGCCGATGCAGGTCAAGAAAGTGCCGCGCGCGCAGGCAGTGAGCGAGGCCAAACAGCTGTTGGACCGCGTCGGGCTGAGCCATCGCTATGACGCCTATCCCTCTGAACTTTCCGGCGGACAGCAGCAGCGCGTAGCGATTGCCCGCGCTCTGGCGATGAAGCCTGACATCATGCTGTTCGACGAGCCAACCAGCGCGCTGGACCCGGAACTGGTCGGCGAAGTGCTCGATGTCATGCGCAAACTGGCCGAGGACGGTATGACCATGGTGGTAGTGACCCACGAGATGGCGTTTGCCCGTGAGGTTTGTAGCAAAGTGGCATTTATGGACAACGGGGCGATTATCGAAACCGGTTCGCCGCAGAGCCTGTTTACCGCTCCCGCTCACGCACGCACCCGAGATTTTCTGACCCGCGTGCTGTGA
- a CDS encoding amino acid ABC transporter permease has translation MMTDNQPRPRLALAEKEASTRTPSSLTPPTLQPMTVVAPRYYGRWISLAVGLALIVMVVHSMITNPNFGWQTVGKYLFSPTILEGLWVTVWLTLVIMALAIVLSVILAVMRLSQNPLFAGFSRGYIWFFRGTPVLVQLIFWYNLAALYPTFSISLPFMPTLYSGSMNDLITPWTAAILGLGLNEAAYMAEIIRAGMSSVDEGQQEAARALGMQKIQWLKRIILPQAVPFIIPPTGNQVIGMLKSTSLVSVISLSDLLYSAQAIYSRTYENIPLLIVACIWYLAATTVLSTIQSKIERYFQKGKRR, from the coding sequence ATGATGACAGATAATCAGCCTCGCCCGCGACTCGCACTGGCGGAGAAAGAAGCAAGCACGCGAACGCCGTCCTCATTGACGCCACCTACTTTGCAGCCAATGACGGTGGTCGCCCCGCGTTATTACGGGCGCTGGATTTCATTGGCCGTAGGGCTCGCGCTAATCGTCATGGTCGTGCATTCGATGATCACGAATCCTAATTTTGGCTGGCAAACGGTGGGCAAATATTTGTTCTCGCCGACCATTCTTGAGGGCCTATGGGTCACCGTGTGGCTGACTCTGGTGATTATGGCGCTGGCGATTGTCCTGAGTGTTATTTTGGCGGTGATGCGTCTTTCGCAAAATCCATTATTTGCCGGATTTAGCCGTGGATATATTTGGTTCTTTCGCGGCACGCCGGTGCTGGTGCAATTAATTTTCTGGTACAACCTGGCGGCGTTATATCCGACTTTTAGTATTAGTTTACCGTTTATGCCCACTCTTTACTCCGGCAGCATGAATGATCTGATTACCCCGTGGACCGCCGCAATATTAGGACTCGGCCTCAACGAAGCGGCATATATGGCAGAGATTATCCGCGCCGGAATGTCCTCGGTGGATGAAGGCCAGCAGGAAGCTGCCCGCGCGCTGGGTATGCAGAAAATCCAATGGCTGAAACGCATTATTTTGCCGCAGGCGGTGCCGTTTATTATTCCGCCAACCGGTAATCAGGTGATTGGTATGCTGAAAAGCACTTCGCTGGTCAGCGTAATTTCATTATCGGACCTGCTGTATTCCGCACAGGCCATATATTCGCGGACTTATGAAAATATCCCGTTATTGATCGTTGCCTGTATTTGGTATTTGGCTGCGACGACGGTGCTTAGCACTATCCAGAGCAAAATTGAACGCTATTTCCAGAAAGGCAAACGCCGTTAA